From one Haloferax marinisediminis genomic stretch:
- a CDS encoding PAS domain S-box protein, which produces MDFGNVSSADAPIRVLLVDDERAFAATTAEGLRTHGEMDVVSVCSPSAALDRLSTSSVDCVVSEYAFDETTGIDFLRTVRESHPALPFILFTRHGSETVASDAISAGVTDYVKNGQNESNESVAALVDRIEAAVAASPLPADGTGLRQWYEAIVEQSPVGLYLVHDGFLVYANDYFLTLLGCGASDAIGQPLADLVAESDRQLVEDRLGPGTYDSLDSVTYTIDAETKDGRPISMETTGRHVSLGGDDIVVGAATDITARLASEREIRRSEPITRQIISSLPDMVFLSEPDAFDIVYINDTFEQVWGRSQKTLYEDPMSFLDLVHVDDRDRLERGIRALFADIEAGTADDRYEFEFRFVPEASETVRWAAARAVPLFDEDGSITNVLGVMTDLTERIRREQELAKQNDRLEAFARVLSHDIRGPLAVAQGRLDLARETGDQSHLDHVERAHSRITEVVEDVLSMACDERAAMDLSEVALADSAAAAWEMCVSDTDTVRLELDELPVVEADKSRMKRFFENLFRNAIQHATTDDDAELVIRVGTLPSRRGFFVEDDGRGIPRSMRDTIFETGVSTKEDGAHGFGLGIVRQIVHTHGWLVRIGESDAGGARFEVLFDTVGDANTTS; this is translated from the coding sequence ATGGATTTCGGGAACGTCTCCAGTGCAGACGCTCCCATTCGCGTCCTCCTCGTCGACGACGAACGCGCGTTCGCAGCGACGACTGCCGAAGGGCTCAGAACACACGGAGAGATGGACGTGGTCTCAGTTTGCTCTCCCTCGGCGGCGCTCGACCGATTGTCGACCTCGTCAGTCGACTGCGTCGTCTCGGAGTACGCGTTCGACGAAACCACCGGTATCGACTTCCTTCGGACGGTCCGAGAGTCACATCCTGCGCTCCCGTTCATCTTGTTCACTCGGCACGGGTCCGAAACTGTCGCGAGCGACGCCATCTCCGCCGGCGTGACCGACTACGTCAAGAACGGACAGAACGAGTCGAACGAGTCAGTCGCTGCGTTGGTCGACCGAATCGAGGCCGCCGTCGCCGCCAGTCCTCTGCCGGCAGATGGCACGGGACTGCGACAGTGGTACGAAGCCATCGTCGAACAGTCGCCAGTTGGACTCTACCTCGTCCACGACGGCTTTCTGGTGTACGCGAACGACTACTTTTTGACGCTCCTCGGGTGCGGCGCGTCGGACGCCATCGGTCAGCCACTCGCCGACCTCGTGGCCGAATCTGACAGGCAACTCGTCGAAGACCGCCTCGGACCAGGGACCTACGACAGTCTCGACTCGGTGACGTACACCATCGACGCCGAGACCAAGGATGGACGCCCCATCTCGATGGAGACAACTGGACGACACGTGTCGCTGGGCGGTGACGATATCGTCGTGGGTGCAGCAACTGACATCACTGCTCGTCTGGCGTCAGAACGCGAAATCAGACGGTCAGAGCCCATCACCAGACAGATCATCTCGTCGCTCCCGGACATGGTCTTTCTCTCCGAACCGGACGCGTTCGACATCGTCTACATCAACGACACGTTCGAGCAGGTCTGGGGTCGGTCGCAGAAGACGCTCTACGAGGACCCGATGTCGTTTCTGGACCTCGTCCACGTCGACGACAGAGACCGCCTCGAACGGGGAATCCGGGCGCTGTTTGCCGACATTGAGGCTGGAACCGCCGACGACCGCTACGAGTTCGAATTCCGGTTCGTTCCCGAAGCGAGTGAGACCGTCAGATGGGCCGCCGCCCGCGCAGTCCCCCTGTTCGACGAAGACGGGAGTATCACGAACGTCCTCGGCGTGATGACCGACCTCACAGAACGCATCCGTCGCGAACAGGAACTCGCCAAGCAGAACGACCGTCTCGAAGCGTTTGCTCGAGTCCTCTCACACGACATTCGCGGCCCGCTGGCGGTCGCACAGGGTCGACTCGACCTCGCCCGCGAAACCGGTGACCAGTCACACCTCGACCACGTCGAACGCGCCCACAGCCGAATCACAGAAGTCGTCGAAGACGTTCTCTCGATGGCCTGCGACGAACGGGCGGCGATGGACTTGTCTGAAGTCGCCCTCGCCGACTCGGCCGCGGCCGCGTGGGAGATGTGCGTGTCGGACACCGATACCGTCAGACTCGAACTCGACGAACTGCCGGTCGTCGAGGCCGACAAGAGTCGAATGAAACGCTTCTTCGAGAACCTCTTTCGCAACGCCATTCAGCACGCGACGACGGACGACGACGCTGAACTCGTGATTCGTGTGGGGACGCTTCCGTCGAGGCGTGGGTTCTTCGTCGAGGACGACGGTCGAGGTATCCCTCGGTCGATGCGTGACACGATTTTCGAGACGGGAGTCAGCACGAAGGAGGACGGAGCGCATGGATTCGGACTCGGAATCGTTCGACAGATCGTCCACACGCACGGATGGCTCGTTCGTATCGGCGAGAGCGACGCGGGCGGTGCACGATTCGAAGTGCTCTTCGACACGGTCGGCGACGCCAACACCACGTCGTAA
- a CDS encoding radical SAM protein, translating into MISKGCEQCAMGGKMVMFVYGYCDQRDCFYCPLGENRKNVTDVYANERLVESDEDVIEEAKRMDALGSSITGGEPQEALDKTCHYISLLKDEFGEDHHIHLYTGITGGRENMRRLAEAGLDEIRFHPPLELWGDMHGTEWEDILYIAREEGLTPAFEIPGIRAEPEFLEFLDEGAAEFCNINEFEMSDGNYRRMQEKGYELQEGHMSAVDGSKQAILDEMGDHERVYFCTSVFKDAAQHRNRLKRMAQNLSRPFDEITDDGTIVYGKTYTPAERFIELGVPDEFYSIKSNHVEVAWWLLEEMIEEGDIEDGEIVEQYPTYDGTVVERTPLA; encoded by the coding sequence ATGATCTCGAAGGGTTGCGAACAGTGCGCCATGGGCGGAAAGATGGTGATGTTCGTCTACGGGTACTGTGACCAGCGCGATTGCTTCTACTGCCCACTCGGCGAGAACCGCAAGAACGTGACCGACGTGTACGCGAACGAGCGACTCGTCGAGTCCGACGAGGACGTCATCGAGGAGGCAAAGCGCATGGATGCGCTCGGGTCGTCTATCACCGGTGGCGAACCCCAAGAGGCACTCGACAAGACCTGCCACTACATCTCGCTTCTCAAAGACGAGTTCGGCGAGGACCACCACATCCACCTCTACACCGGCATCACCGGTGGTCGAGAGAACATGCGCCGACTCGCCGAGGCCGGCCTCGACGAGATTCGGTTCCACCCACCGCTCGAACTGTGGGGCGACATGCACGGCACCGAGTGGGAAGACATCCTCTACATCGCTCGTGAAGAAGGACTCACGCCAGCGTTCGAGATTCCGGGCATCCGCGCCGAACCGGAGTTCCTCGAATTCCTCGACGAAGGTGCCGCAGAGTTCTGTAACATCAACGAGTTCGAGATGTCTGATGGCAATTATCGAAGAATGCAAGAGAAGGGCTACGAACTCCAAGAGGGCCACATGTCGGCCGTCGACGGGTCGAAGCAGGCCATCCTCGACGAGATGGGTGACCACGAGCGCGTCTACTTCTGTACCTCCGTGTTCAAAGACGCTGCCCAGCACCGCAACCGCCTGAAGCGGATGGCACAGAACCTCAGCCGCCCGTTCGACGAGATTACCGACGACGGCACCATCGTCTACGGCAAGACGTACACGCCGGCCGAGCGCTTCATCGAACTCGGCGTCCCCGACGAGTTCTACAGCATCAAGTCGAACCACGTCGAAGTCGCGTGGTGGCTTCTCGAAGAGATGATAGAAGAAGGCGACATCGAAGACGGCGAAATCGTCGAGCAGTACCCGACCTACGACGGGACGGTTGTCGAGCGGACGCCGCTTGCGTAG
- a CDS encoding calcium/sodium antiporter yields the protein MTSSELVAVGTLVLSIGALWIGAEAFVSNAAQVARRFGLSELVIGLTVVAMGTSAPEAAVSIDAAFVGNGDIAVANVVGSNLFNIGIVLGGIAAVVRVRSSARMVRRDGAVMVASTLLLLAILWDLRVSRLDGIVLLSVFAGYLGILFVRTDTPAPVSDDGTGVTLGTAVFLVGGLGAIIVGAHFLVESAVFIARAAGLSEWVIGETIVAVGTSTPEIVASVAAARKGMGDIAAGNLIGSNVFNILLILGVTSTVAPIAVAETAIGTTTWLLGLSVLTVVLLGTRGYLGRLEGALLVAINLSRWILDLL from the coding sequence ATGACGAGTAGCGAACTCGTCGCTGTCGGTACGCTCGTTCTCAGTATCGGGGCGCTGTGGATTGGGGCAGAGGCGTTCGTCTCCAATGCGGCTCAGGTGGCTCGACGCTTTGGCCTATCGGAACTCGTCATCGGCTTGACGGTGGTCGCAATGGGCACCTCGGCCCCCGAGGCCGCCGTCAGTATCGACGCCGCATTCGTTGGAAATGGTGATATCGCGGTGGCGAACGTCGTCGGCTCTAACCTCTTCAATATCGGAATCGTTCTCGGTGGTATTGCCGCTGTGGTCCGTGTTCGGAGTTCGGCCCGGATGGTTCGTCGGGACGGAGCCGTGATGGTCGCCTCCACGCTCTTACTGCTGGCGATTTTGTGGGACCTCCGAGTGAGCCGTCTCGACGGAATCGTTCTGTTGTCCGTGTTCGCTGGCTATCTCGGCATCCTGTTCGTTCGTACCGATACGCCAGCACCGGTGTCGGATGACGGAACGGGAGTCACATTGGGCACGGCCGTCTTCCTCGTTGGCGGGCTCGGTGCTATCATCGTCGGTGCTCACTTTCTCGTGGAGTCAGCAGTGTTCATTGCCCGGGCGGCGGGACTCTCCGAGTGGGTAATCGGGGAAACCATCGTCGCGGTCGGTACCTCTACACCGGAGATCGTCGCATCTGTTGCTGCCGCTCGGAAGGGGATGGGCGACATCGCGGCCGGCAACCTCATCGGAAGCAACGTGTTCAATATTCTGTTGATTCTGGGAGTCACATCGACAGTCGCGCCGATTGCAGTCGCCGAGACTGCTATCGGAACTACGACGTGGTTACTCGGACTCTCCGTGCTCACCGTCGTTCTCCTTGGAACGAGGGGGTACTTGGGTCGGCTTGAAGGAGCGTTGCTCGTGGCTATCAATCTGAGCCGGTGGATACTCGACCTGTTGTAG
- a CDS encoding TRAM domain-containing protein → MSDCPLADECPSFSERIAGMGCQYYGDRGGAEWCDHYERPIYELKQQPVKPGEEVVVTVEDIHESGAGVGRTEDGFIVFVDGLLPDARAIVRIDQVKGSHARAKKVIERLPLEPEAEESETESTADTGTTSKKSKRTGPKRPEALGSRDNFWGE, encoded by the coding sequence ATGTCGGACTGTCCACTCGCGGACGAGTGCCCCAGTTTCTCGGAACGAATTGCCGGAATGGGGTGCCAATACTACGGCGACCGTGGCGGTGCTGAGTGGTGTGACCACTACGAGCGGCCCATCTACGAACTGAAGCAACAACCCGTCAAGCCGGGTGAGGAAGTCGTCGTGACCGTCGAGGACATCCACGAGAGCGGTGCCGGTGTCGGTCGGACCGAAGACGGATTCATCGTCTTCGTCGACGGCCTGCTTCCCGACGCGCGGGCAATCGTTCGCATCGATCAGGTCAAGGGAAGCCACGCTCGGGCGAAGAAAGTCATCGAGAGACTCCCGCTCGAACCCGAAGCAGAGGAGTCGGAAACCGAATCGACTGCAGACACCGGAACCACGTCGAAGAAGAGCAAGCGCACGGGACCGAAGCGCCCCGAAGCACTCGGAAGCAGAGACAACTTCTGGGGCGAGTAA
- a CDS encoding Tfx family DNA-binding protein: protein MSDAGPDDDETIPDVDELLDTAGFDPEQSVLTRRQAEVLALREQGVRQSTIADSLGTSRANVSSVEASARANVEKARETVTFVDALTAPVRIEVPAGSDLYDVPKRVYDACDDAGVKVNQTAPDLMKIVSDAAGEAVEGREIKEPLFVGVTSDGRVRVRRHVDAA from the coding sequence ATGAGCGACGCCGGACCCGACGACGACGAGACGATTCCCGACGTAGACGAGTTACTCGACACTGCTGGGTTCGACCCCGAACAGAGTGTCCTCACCCGCCGTCAAGCCGAAGTCCTCGCGCTCCGCGAGCAGGGCGTCCGTCAGTCGACCATCGCCGACTCCCTCGGAACCTCACGGGCAAACGTCTCCAGCGTGGAAGCGAGCGCCCGTGCCAACGTCGAGAAAGCCCGTGAGACAGTCACGTTCGTCGACGCACTGACCGCCCCCGTTCGCATCGAAGTCCCCGCCGGAAGCGACCTCTACGACGTACCGAAGCGGGTCTACGACGCCTGCGACGATGCGGGCGTGAAGGTGAATCAGACGGCCCCCGACCTGATGAAAATCGTCTCCGACGCCGCCGGCGAGGCGGTGGAAGGCCGAGAAATCAAAGAACCGCTCTTCGTCGGCGTCACGAGTGACGGGCGTGTCCGCGTCCGCCGCCACGTAGACGCGGCCTGA
- a CDS encoding SDR family oxidoreductase: MDLGIDGDTAIVTASSAGLGRASAEALADEGANVVICGRDPARLEATEAALSDLAGDVVGVETDITSKKEIEALVEATVDEFGGVDHVVTSAGGVPPGGFTDLTEKEWYGAFDMLVMSAVWTVKAARPHLDASDAGTITCITSTTVREVVDDLILSNAVRRGVIGLVKSLSRELAPSVRVNAVLPGAHETSRIEELVEAAVERGDHDTYEEGLAAWSDEIPLNRVGDPRELGDVVAFLASDRASFVTGACVPVDGGRLRSD; the protein is encoded by the coding sequence ATGGACCTTGGAATCGACGGCGACACAGCGATTGTAACCGCGAGTTCGGCAGGCCTCGGCCGCGCGAGTGCCGAAGCACTCGCCGACGAAGGTGCGAACGTAGTCATCTGTGGACGCGACCCAGCGCGTCTCGAAGCGACCGAAGCAGCCCTGAGTGACCTCGCCGGCGATGTCGTCGGCGTCGAGACAGACATCACGAGCAAGAAAGAGATAGAGGCACTCGTCGAGGCAACCGTCGACGAGTTCGGCGGGGTCGACCACGTCGTCACGTCCGCGGGCGGCGTTCCGCCGGGCGGGTTCACCGACTTGACCGAGAAAGAGTGGTACGGCGCGTTCGACATGCTCGTGATGAGCGCCGTCTGGACCGTCAAGGCGGCCCGGCCCCACCTCGACGCGAGCGACGCCGGAACGATTACCTGCATCACCTCCACGACGGTCAGGGAAGTCGTCGACGACCTCATCCTCTCGAACGCGGTCCGGCGCGGCGTCATCGGCCTCGTGAAGTCGCTCTCGCGGGAACTCGCGCCTAGCGTTCGCGTGAACGCGGTTCTCCCCGGCGCACACGAGACGAGTCGCATCGAAGAGCTGGTCGAGGCGGCCGTCGAACGCGGCGACCACGACACCTACGAGGAAGGCCTCGCCGCGTGGTCCGACGAGATTCCACTGAACCGCGTCGGCGACCCGCGAGAACTCGGCGACGTAGTCGCCTTCCTCGCCAGCGACCGGGCGAGTTTCGTCACCGGTGCGTGCGTGCCCGTCGACGGCGGTCGGCTCCGGAGCGACTGA
- a CDS encoding mannose-1-phosphate guanylyltransferase translates to MERPIVALVLAGGTGTRLYPASRSTRPKQFLSLDGDQSLLSETVSRAEFADHVVVSTRPAFADQIADHAPDADVVTEPAAKDTGPALVYATHRIADLYDDPVVVVLPSDHHVGEGFSDAMARGARVAADTDALVAFGVDPTRPDTGYGYIEPGADRGDYRDLVAFHEKPDAETATSYVEQGYLWNAGMFAWTPESLFAAARDSPLEPLVDALDDGDPDSGFEAVDPISIDYAVMERATDAAVVPVHFEWDDLGSWDALARIIDADENGNVALGDDSLFVDATDNVVATDGTNVSLVGVSDLAVVSWDDNVLVVPKAEAQRVREVVAQLKEEGRF, encoded by the coding sequence ATGGAACGCCCAATCGTCGCACTCGTCCTCGCCGGTGGCACCGGCACGCGACTCTACCCCGCGAGCCGGAGCACTCGGCCCAAGCAGTTCCTCTCGCTCGACGGTGACCAGTCGCTTCTCTCGGAAACCGTCTCCCGTGCCGAGTTCGCCGACCACGTCGTCGTCTCGACGCGTCCGGCGTTCGCCGACCAGATAGCCGACCACGCGCCAGACGCCGATGTCGTCACCGAACCGGCGGCGAAAGACACTGGCCCGGCACTCGTCTACGCGACCCACCGCATCGCAGACCTGTACGACGACCCAGTCGTCGTCGTCCTTCCGAGCGACCACCACGTCGGCGAGGGCTTTTCGGATGCCATGGCCCGCGGTGCCCGCGTCGCCGCCGACACCGACGCGCTCGTCGCGTTCGGCGTCGACCCCACCCGCCCGGACACTGGCTACGGCTACATCGAACCCGGCGCAGACCGTGGTGACTACCGTGACCTCGTCGCATTTCACGAGAAACCAGACGCAGAGACTGCCACGTCGTACGTCGAACAGGGCTACCTCTGGAACGCCGGGATGTTCGCGTGGACGCCCGAGTCCCTCTTCGCCGCCGCCAGAGACTCGCCGCTCGAACCACTCGTCGACGCGCTCGACGACGGCGACCCAGACTCCGGATTCGAGGCTGTCGACCCGATTAGCATCGACTACGCGGTGATGGAACGCGCCACCGACGCCGCAGTCGTCCCGGTCCACTTCGAGTGGGACGACCTGGGGTCGTGGGACGCGCTCGCTCGAATCATCGACGCAGACGAGAACGGAAACGTCGCACTCGGCGACGACTCTCTCTTCGTCGACGCCACCGACAACGTCGTCGCCACCGACGGCACGAACGTCTCGCTCGTCGGCGTCTCCGACCTCGCGGTGGTCTCGTGGGACGACAACGTGCTCGTCGTTCCGAAAGCCGAGGCGCAGCGCGTCCGCGAGGTGGTCGCGCAGTTGAAAGAAGAAGGTCGGTTCTAA
- a CDS encoding DUF7091 family protein codes for MDDRLESIIRSAARTAGKRYEEVKRAYREGHSSSDGFESLPRDGEGRAKIVCRRHVERRAVAIDAKGRPACFDPDHPDCQGCVEDIREDIVETW; via the coding sequence ATGGACGACCGCCTCGAGAGCATCATCCGAAGCGCTGCCCGGACCGCTGGCAAGCGTTACGAGGAGGTCAAACGCGCCTACCGTGAGGGCCACTCGTCGTCAGATGGCTTCGAGTCGCTTCCCCGAGATGGCGAAGGACGGGCGAAAATCGTCTGTCGACGGCACGTCGAGCGCCGCGCCGTCGCCATCGACGCCAAAGGCCGGCCCGCCTGCTTCGACCCCGACCACCCGGACTGTCAGGGCTGTGTCGAAGACATCCGCGAGGATATCGTCGAGACGTGGTAG
- a CDS encoding replication factor A (Replication protein A protects and stabilize the intermediate ssDNA that is generated by the unwinding action of a DNA helicase at the replication fork. In addition, SSBs prevent the formation of secondary structures by single-stranded template DNA.) produces the protein MTDLRTHAAEIAEQFSDHLDVSADEVEERLESLVSEYRVPVDEARRSVVNSYLDEAGIDRDELGGGAGGNEQTLLNDIDEDEQWVDVTAKVVELWEPRSDAIAQVGLLGDESGRMKFVSFTTSELPELEEGKSYALGNVVTDEYQGNFSVKLNRTTSITELDEEVEVGDDSTSVEGALVDIQSGSGLIKRCPEEGCTRVLQNGRCSEHGNVEGEFDLRIKAVLDDGTEVHEVIFNREMTEELTGIELDEAKQMAMDALDTTIVEEEMRGDLVGYYYRVTGPTLGRYVLANEFERLRDPTDAEELLIKARSM, from the coding sequence ATGACTGATTTGCGAACCCACGCAGCAGAGATAGCTGAACAGTTCTCGGACCACCTAGACGTGTCCGCAGACGAGGTCGAAGAGCGACTCGAGAGTCTCGTCAGTGAGTACCGCGTCCCCGTCGACGAGGCGCGCCGAAGCGTCGTCAACAGTTACCTCGACGAGGCAGGCATCGACCGCGACGAGCTCGGCGGCGGCGCCGGCGGCAACGAACAGACCCTGCTCAACGACATCGACGAAGACGAGCAGTGGGTCGACGTGACCGCGAAAGTCGTCGAACTCTGGGAACCCCGGAGTGACGCCATCGCACAGGTCGGCCTGCTAGGCGACGAATCCGGCCGGATGAAGTTCGTCTCCTTCACCACGTCCGAACTTCCCGAACTCGAAGAAGGGAAGTCGTACGCGCTCGGGAACGTCGTCACCGACGAGTACCAGGGCAACTTCTCCGTGAAACTCAACCGCACGACGAGCATCACGGAACTCGACGAAGAGGTCGAAGTCGGCGACGACTCGACGAGCGTCGAGGGCGCGCTGGTCGACATCCAGTCCGGGAGCGGTCTCATCAAGCGCTGTCCCGAGGAGGGATGTACGCGCGTGCTACAGAACGGACGCTGTTCCGAACACGGCAACGTCGAAGGCGAGTTCGACCTTCGCATCAAGGCCGTGCTCGACGACGGCACCGAGGTCCACGAAGTCATCTTCAACCGCGAGATGACCGAGGAACTGACCGGCATCGAGCTGGACGAGGCGAAGCAGATGGCCATGGACGCCCTCGACACCACCATCGTCGAAGAGGAGATGCGCGGCGACCTCGTCGGGTACTACTACCGCGTCACCGGCCCGACGCTGGGTCGCTACGTGCTCGCGAACGAATTCGAGCGCCTGCGCGACCCGACAGATGCTGAAGAACTGCTCATCAAAGCGAGGTCGATGTAA
- a CDS encoding RPA family protein: MSSNEIPTREVARRVFAQEFNDAGYTFKESEDERAPAYVLLPTGERANRVFLVGTLTEKDDVGEDNEYWRGRIVDPTGTFFVYAGQYQPEAASALRDLEAPAYVAVVGKPRTYETDDGNINVSVRPESITEVDAATRDRWVTETASRTLDRIDAFDDEGNEYALMAREHYDFDPDVYKDAAIAALESLEQADELSA, from the coding sequence ATGAGTTCCAACGAGATTCCAACCCGAGAGGTCGCCCGGCGCGTGTTCGCACAAGAGTTCAACGACGCTGGTTACACGTTCAAAGAGTCCGAAGACGAACGCGCACCCGCCTACGTGCTGCTCCCGACGGGCGAACGCGCCAACCGTGTCTTCCTCGTCGGCACTCTCACCGAGAAAGACGACGTCGGCGAAGACAACGAGTACTGGCGTGGTCGCATCGTCGACCCGACGGGGACGTTCTTCGTCTACGCCGGCCAGTACCAACCCGAGGCCGCCAGCGCACTTCGTGACCTCGAAGCGCCCGCGTACGTCGCAGTCGTCGGCAAACCGCGGACCTACGAGACGGACGACGGGAACATCAACGTCTCCGTCCGTCCCGAGTCCATCACCGAGGTCGACGCGGCCACGCGTGACCGCTGGGTGACCGAGACTGCCTCGCGAACGCTCGACCGCATCGACGCGTTCGACGACGAAGGCAACGAGTACGCCCTGATGGCCCGCGAACACTACGACTTCGACCCCGACGTGTACAAAGACGCCGCCATCGCGGCACTCGAAAGCCTCGAACAGGCCGACGAACTGAGCGCGTAA
- a CDS encoding ribbon-helix-helix protein, CopG family, whose amino-acid sequence MGNKNKTISFRVNEDAFETLREIAEERDISLSAVFRDYVDTLVAHDGQVQVVPKHELEKLREGDDESFPPTVQVPKSFIREHERLELEAEHLREQLEEHKSYVNYLREQLDRDRDDVEEVIQLEDLDAPGEEHSFRLG is encoded by the coding sequence ATGGGCAACAAGAATAAGACCATCTCGTTCCGCGTCAACGAAGACGCGTTCGAGACACTTCGGGAGATAGCCGAAGAGCGGGACATCTCCCTGTCCGCCGTCTTCCGCGACTACGTGGACACGTTAGTTGCCCACGACGGTCAGGTGCAGGTCGTCCCCAAACACGAACTGGAGAAACTGCGCGAAGGCGACGACGAGTCGTTCCCGCCGACCGTCCAAGTGCCGAAGAGTTTCATCCGCGAGCACGAGCGCCTCGAACTGGAGGCCGAACACCTGCGTGAGCAACTCGAAGAGCACAAAAGCTACGTGAACTACCTCCGCGAGCAACTCGACCGCGACCGTGACGACGTCGAGGAGGTCATTCAATTGGAAGACCTCGACGCTCCCGGCGAGGAACACTCGTTTCGACTTGGATAG
- a CDS encoding DUF5814 domain-containing protein codes for MAITDKIYLKNHRQIVSQLDANIPKRVFSGATLEVLYSGEGLSKVNGATRDRLLDFAEDFLDCENSDDIYTGYPERQFITYLLELRAQGLGPDAIVDVMSDEYMVYAYPGDVLSFLDDAVRTLESVEALADVEGDCEMLDEARRAKKDLVGPR; via the coding sequence GTGGCTATCACGGACAAAATCTATCTCAAAAACCATCGCCAAATCGTCTCGCAACTAGATGCGAACATCCCGAAGCGCGTCTTCAGCGGGGCAACGCTCGAAGTTCTCTACTCCGGTGAGGGCCTCTCGAAAGTCAACGGGGCGACCCGTGACCGTCTGCTCGACTTCGCGGAGGATTTCCTCGACTGCGAGAACTCCGACGACATCTACACGGGCTATCCAGAACGGCAGTTCATCACCTACCTCCTCGAACTGCGGGCGCAGGGACTCGGCCCCGACGCCATCGTCGACGTGATGAGCGACGAGTACATGGTGTACGCCTACCCCGGCGACGTGCTCTCGTTCCTCGACGACGCGGTTCGGACGCTCGAATCGGTCGAAGCACTCGCAGACGTCGAAGGAGACTGTGAGATGCTGGACGAAGCGCGACGGGCGAAAAAAGACCTCGTCGGCCCTCGCTAA
- a CDS encoding NADPH-dependent F420 reductase: METSRIGILGSGDVGRALGRGFARHGWDVKLGTRNPDELRTELGPTEADISVGTFAEAAAYGDVVILAVLGDAAEAVVELAGEANFSGKLVLDATNPLDFSSGVPHLSLGGTTSLGERIQEALPEASVVKCFNTVSNMQMVDPEFEAGTPPMFICGNDDDAKTQTEAILVELGWPGAMDVGDITSARYLEALVPLWVRVGSNLGTWKHAFTAVQ, encoded by the coding sequence ATGGAAACGAGTCGTATCGGTATCCTCGGCAGTGGAGACGTCGGAAGAGCGCTGGGGCGAGGGTTCGCACGTCACGGATGGGACGTGAAACTCGGTACTCGAAATCCAGACGAACTTCGAACGGAACTCGGGCCTACCGAAGCGGACATCTCCGTCGGGACCTTCGCGGAGGCCGCGGCCTACGGTGACGTGGTTATCCTCGCTGTGCTCGGTGACGCCGCAGAAGCAGTCGTCGAGTTAGCTGGGGAAGCGAACTTCTCGGGGAAACTCGTGCTCGACGCCACGAACCCGCTCGACTTCTCCAGCGGCGTCCCGCACCTCTCACTCGGTGGGACAACGTCTCTCGGCGAACGGATTCAAGAAGCCCTCCCAGAGGCATCGGTCGTGAAATGCTTCAACACGGTATCGAACATGCAGATGGTCGACCCGGAGTTCGAAGCGGGGACGCCACCGATGTTCATCTGCGGGAACGACGACGATGCCAAAACGCAGACGGAAGCGATACTCGTCGAACTCGGATGGCCGGGTGCGATGGACGTCGGCGACATCACGTCGGCCCGCTATCTGGAGGCGCTCGTCCCGTTGTGGGTTCGTGTCGGGTCGAATCTGGGGACGTGGAAGCACGCATTCACAGCAGTGCAGTAG